In Acaryochloris marina S15, a single genomic region encodes these proteins:
- a CDS encoding CPBP family intramembrane glutamic endopeptidase encodes MTSRVVSQQPSQPFGSLLGRFYRFLRRPFYTVNVPSQPQPLKDILRLYALALVLILPLAIMVGLLAAKLSSSHAISEMAEQPLLIFTMAVVIAPPLEEVLFRLPLRYTPANLTFPLFLWLLIILGTLASAKVISAILMLPLLCLAFLGCVFLRVWLKEKMPAKPIHKQYEKWIGWFFYGSTIIFGLIHIPNYQLINGSALLLAPLLVSPQLLLGLFFAFVRLRYGFWWGVFTHAFHNGLLVGQMLLYRMLTQPSGTHETADIATHPALMTLILNLGQIAFLLLCLFIVVKMVLEWRAEGQVSQANS; translated from the coding sequence ATGACTTCACGTGTGGTTTCCCAGCAGCCTTCTCAGCCATTCGGCAGCTTGCTCGGTAGATTCTATCGATTTTTACGCCGTCCTTTCTATACTGTCAATGTCCCATCGCAGCCCCAACCTCTCAAAGATATTCTCAGGCTTTATGCATTAGCTTTAGTGCTTATTCTTCCTCTCGCAATTATGGTGGGTCTTCTGGCTGCGAAGCTGTCAAGCAGTCACGCTATCAGTGAGATGGCAGAGCAACCCTTACTGATATTTACTATGGCAGTGGTGATTGCTCCGCCATTGGAAGAAGTTCTGTTTCGGCTACCTCTGCGCTACACTCCGGCAAATTTGACATTCCCTCTATTTCTATGGCTACTTATCATCCTGGGCACATTAGCTAGTGCAAAGGTTATATCCGCCATATTGATGTTGCCTTTGTTATGCCTGGCTTTTTTGGGATGTGTGTTTTTACGAGTCTGGCTCAAGGAGAAGATGCCTGCCAAACCCATTCATAAACAATATGAGAAGTGGATTGGATGGTTCTTTTATGGCTCTACCATTATTTTTGGCCTGATTCATATTCCCAACTATCAGCTGATTAACGGGTCGGCTTTACTATTAGCACCGCTCTTGGTCTCCCCCCAGCTTCTGCTCGGTCTTTTCTTTGCCTTTGTCCGATTGAGGTATGGGTTTTGGTGGGGTGTGTTTACCCATGCGTTTCATAATGGTTTATTAGTCGGACAGATGCTTTTGTATCGGATGTTGACACAACCATCAGGAACCCATGAAACTGCAGACATCGCCACCCATCCAGCACTGATGACGCTGATATTGAATCTGGGTCAGATTGCCTTTCTTCTATTGTGCCTCTTCATCGTGGTAAAAATGGTGCTTGAGTGGCGAGCTGAAGGACAAGTATCCCAAGCAAACAGTTAG